The Prochlorococcus marinus XMU1408 region TAAATATATTCTTCAAAAAAAAAATTACTCCACTTTGAGCTGTTAATTCACTTTTAAAGGAGATCCCCACTCTATAAAAATTTCAGAACCTATAGATTCTCTTCTTGCATAAATATTAATGATATTATTTATGCCATAATTTATGACATTGGTAAATCACTTTCATGGCAAGCAACAAGAGCCCACAATCTCGTTTCCTTGGAGACCTTCCAATGGAGGGTGGTATTAGTCAAAAGGAAAAATACCGTTACGTTGCTCACTTGATGTTTTTTATAGGATGCGCTCTATTTTCTTTTGGGATTTGGGCTCTATCAGGTTTTACTGCTTCAAGCGGTTCAACTGGACCATTCCCTTTCTAAAATAAAGGTATTTAAAATTATTAGATTCCAAGAGAAGATTATTGAATAGACAGTTTTCTAATATTATTATCTCTATCTTCAATAAGAGTTAACAGCCATTTTGAGGCCAGTCCCCTTGAGATACTTCTATTTTTTAAAAGTTCGCAAATTCTTTTATACAGTTTGTCAGATTCAATATTTGAATTGAACCATTTTTCAAACTGAAGAATTTCTTCGGGATTTTTACATGCCCTTAGCTGATCAATAAGTGCATCATTAGTACTTGTGCTATTTATTTTTATTTGTTTGTTAGTTGTAGTCATTCAATTTTTAAAGAACACAAGACCTATTAAACATCTAGCTACTTTTTTTTATTTGGACAATTATTTTTAAAACTTCTTCTAAAAATTAAGCAAATATATTTTTGTAACTTTTACTTGAAGATAGTTAAAAATTCTAGACGAGTAAATGTCCTTAAGATGGTTTAGCAAGTGGTAGTAGGCACTTATCCGAATCACAACCTGCTGGTCCAGCTTCGGTAAGCTCTCCTTGGTCATATCGGCTAAGAGCATCAAAGAAATCACAATCTTCTCTTCTTTTTATTACCTCTGCTTGCAGTTTTGTGTATATTTCTTCGTCAATAGGTTCAAAAGGAAGTCTAGGGAATGTTGCATTTGCATCAAATCTTGCGAGCAAAGCAGCTGAAATATAACCTTTGTTTTCATTTATTGAGTTATGCAATGCTTTTGCTAAACCCTCTATT contains the following coding sequences:
- a CDS encoding RNA recognition motif-containing protein; amino-acid sequence: MTTTNKQIKINSTSTNDALIDQLRACKNPEEILQFEKWFNSNIESDKLYKRICELLKNRSISRGLASKWLLTLIEDRDNNIRKLSIQ